A window of Suricata suricatta isolate VVHF042 unplaced genomic scaffold, meerkat_22Aug2017_6uvM2_HiC HiC_scaffold_104, whole genome shotgun sequence contains these coding sequences:
- the LOC115284576 gene encoding uncharacterized protein LOC115284576: TRRAWLRGRRVRSRRRGRGRLGLGGSGVGTAATVRWPLAARRRPRPLVRLVAENGRTLQSLHRAPEEPRRNRGPRLAPSCPLAAEAPEAAAARAPRDDLGLRDAGSGSAPLTRGRGEVAPDVVIRPGGRVLGATYQEAERAQAAGEAGGADGFAPLRTRVPGLSVGGGPRATASDTVIESSGQIQRPFAERPLCARRPWGARARAHPCDHCSPTAAPA; the protein is encoded by the exons GACGCGGAGAGCGTGGCTTCGGGGACGGAGGGTGCGCAGCAGACGGCGCGGGAGAGGGCGCCTCGGCCTCGGAGGCAGCGGGGTCGGGACCGCTGCGACCGTCCGCTGGCCTCTCGCCGCCCGGAGACGACCCCGGCCTCTCGTGCGACTCGTCGCGGAAAACGGACGCACGCTCCAGTCGCTACATCGAGCCCCAGAAGAACCCCGTCGGAATCGCGGTCCGCGCCTCGCGCCATCTTGCCCATTGGCCGCGGAGGCCCCCGAAGCAGCTGCTGCGCGTGCGCCGCGCGACGACCTCGGGCTGCGGGACGCCGGGAGCGGAAGTGCTCCGCTGACCCGAGGGCGGGGCGAGGTCGCGCCGGATGTCGTCATCCGCCCGGGCGGTCGGGTTCTGGGAGCCACGTACCAGGAGGCGGAGCGGGCACAGGCtgcgggggaggcggggggggcgGATGGATTCGCGCCCTTGCGAACTCGGGTCCCTGGGCTGAGTGTGGGCGGCGGGCCGCGGGCGACAGCCAGTGACACTGTCATCGAGTCGTCGGGTCAGATTCAGCGGCCGTTTGCTGAGCGTCCGCTATGTGCGAGGCGTCCCTGGGGTGCACG GGCCAGGGCGCATCCCTGCGACCACTGCTCCCCTACCGCGGCCCCCGCTTAG